GCTTGGCTGTCGTAATGGTCGACAATTTGCCCATGATGCATCACAATAATGCGATCGCTGAAGTTAAGGGCGTCTTGATGATGGTGGGTGATCATGAGTGTGGTTAAATCTTGCTCTTTAATCATAGTATGAGTCATTTCCATCACTTGGCGGGCAATCCGAGGGTCTAAAGCTGCTGTATGCTCGTCGAGCAGTAATAGTTTCGGTTGCTTAATGGTTGCCATAATGAGGGAAATAATTTGGCGTTGACCACCGGATAAGCTCCCGATGGGAACATCCATCCGATGCTCTAAATCCAAGCGGAAACTTGCGAGATACTCGCGAATATTATGATAGCGTTCCTGAGTTAGGGAAATGCCTAAACCACGACTTGCGCCCCGCTTTTGGGCAAGGGTTAAATTCTCAAAGACAGTCATCCGCGGAGCGGTTCCCATTGTAGGGTCTTGAAAGACGCGCCCAATATGCGCTGCTCGTTCAACTTGTGATAAGCCGTCCACTTGCTTGCCGTCTAAATAAATCGCACCAGAATCAATCGGATACTGTCCCGTGAGGCAATTGAATAAAGTTGATTTTCCTGCCCCATTGGTTCCTATAACCGCGATTACTTCTCCGGCTTGGATATCTAAACTCAGATTCTTCAAGCCGTGAATGGGGTCGCCGCTTCGACTCGGGAATTGTTTGTTAATCTGTTGAATGCTGACTTGTGTTTGTGGCATCTTAAATCCCCTTTCTCTGACGTAAGCGACGTTGAATGGAAGGCACGGCTAAGAAGATTGCGAGCACGGTTGCGGAAATAAGACGGAAGTCATTTGGATTAAAGCCGAGTCTTAGGACAAAGACCAGGATTAAGCGGTAAAT
This region of Suicoccus acidiformans genomic DNA includes:
- a CDS encoding ABC transporter ATP-binding protein encodes the protein MPQTQVSIQQINKQFPSRSGDPIHGLKNLSLDIQAGEVIAVIGTNGAGKSTLFNCLTGQYPIDSGAIYLDGKQVDGLSQVERAAHIGRVFQDPTMGTAPRMTVFENLTLAQKRGASRGLGISLTQERYHNIREYLASFRLDLEHRMDVPIGSLSGGQRQIISLIMATIKQPKLLLLDEHTAALDPRIARQVMEMTHTMIKEQDLTTLMITHHHQDALNFSDRIIVMHHGQIVDHYDSQAIKSLTTADLYARLEDLVLAEEAIL